A genomic region of Streptosporangium lutulentum contains the following coding sequences:
- the glgX gene encoding glycogen debranching protein GlgX translates to MREVWPGEPYPLGGTWDGVGTNFSVFSEVAERVELCLFGDDGSEERIDMPEVDGFVWHGFFPGVIPGQRYGYRFHGPYDPSQGHRSNPSKLLLDPYAKAIEGDLEWNEALFSYQFTDPSSRNNDDTAPYMPKNVVVNPFFEWGNDRLPRTPYHQTVIYEAHVRGLTMRHPAVPEEQRGTYAGLSHPAVIDHLLSLGVTAVELMPVHQFVPEHAMVARGLTNYWGYNTIAYLAPHAAYSSSGQRGEQVLEFKAMVRALHEAGIEVILDVVYNHTAEGDHMGPTLAFRGIDNAAYYRLHDGDRRYYLDYTGCGNSLNVRSPHALQLIMDSLRYWVLEMHVDGFRFDLAAALARELHDVDRLSAFFDLIQQDPVISQVKLIAEPWDVGPGGYQVGNFPPLWTEWNGKYRDSVRDFWRGNGSALPEFASRLTGSADLYALSGRRPVASINFVTCHDGFTLNDLVSYDRKHNEANGENNRDGTDDNRSWNCGAEGPVEDPEIVRLRRRQRRNFLATLFLSQGVPMLLAGDEFGRTQKGNNNAYCQDNEISWIDWSLAKTEEDLLDFVRILSKLRRRHPVFQRRRFFHGRKAEDGTRDIVWLTPAGEEMSASDWHTGYAKSLVVFLNGDAITEPGPRGEQIVDDSFLLLINAHHEDMTFTLPEARYGKKWQIVLDTANETPRDHPLADVFWQPETAVEVTSRSIQILHCSRIHGASPDFGSRLRTRPRR, encoded by the coding sequence ATGCGCGAAGTCTGGCCGGGAGAGCCGTATCCACTCGGTGGCACCTGGGATGGCGTGGGCACCAACTTCTCGGTGTTCTCCGAGGTGGCCGAGCGGGTCGAGCTGTGCCTTTTCGGGGATGACGGCAGCGAAGAACGCATTGACATGCCCGAGGTGGATGGCTTCGTCTGGCATGGCTTCTTCCCCGGGGTCATTCCGGGACAGCGGTACGGCTACCGCTTCCACGGCCCCTACGACCCTTCCCAGGGGCACAGGTCCAACCCCTCCAAGCTGCTCCTCGATCCCTACGCCAAGGCCATCGAGGGCGACCTGGAGTGGAACGAGGCGCTGTTCTCCTACCAGTTCACCGATCCGAGCAGCCGCAACAACGACGACACGGCCCCCTACATGCCGAAGAACGTGGTGGTCAACCCGTTCTTCGAGTGGGGCAACGACCGGCTGCCCCGCACGCCGTACCACCAGACCGTGATCTATGAGGCGCACGTGCGCGGGCTCACCATGCGCCACCCCGCCGTGCCCGAGGAGCAGCGCGGCACCTACGCGGGGCTGAGCCATCCGGCGGTCATCGACCACCTGCTGAGCCTGGGCGTCACCGCGGTCGAGCTGATGCCGGTGCACCAGTTCGTGCCCGAGCACGCGATGGTCGCCCGGGGCCTGACGAACTACTGGGGCTACAACACGATCGCCTACCTGGCCCCGCATGCCGCCTACTCCAGTTCGGGGCAGCGCGGCGAGCAGGTGCTGGAGTTCAAGGCGATGGTGCGGGCGCTGCACGAGGCCGGGATCGAGGTCATCCTCGACGTGGTCTACAACCACACGGCCGAGGGCGACCACATGGGGCCCACCCTGGCCTTCCGCGGCATCGACAACGCGGCCTACTACCGGCTGCACGACGGCGACCGGCGCTACTACCTCGACTACACCGGGTGCGGGAACTCCCTCAACGTCCGCTCGCCGCACGCACTGCAGCTCATCATGGACTCCCTGCGCTACTGGGTCCTGGAGATGCACGTCGACGGGTTCCGATTCGACCTGGCCGCCGCCCTCGCCCGCGAGCTGCACGACGTCGACCGGCTGAGCGCGTTCTTCGACCTGATCCAGCAGGACCCGGTGATCTCCCAGGTGAAGCTGATCGCCGAGCCGTGGGACGTGGGGCCCGGCGGCTACCAGGTCGGCAACTTCCCGCCCCTCTGGACGGAGTGGAACGGGAAATATCGCGACAGCGTACGAGATTTCTGGCGTGGGAACGGGTCCGCGCTGCCCGAGTTCGCCTCCCGGCTGACCGGATCCGCCGACCTCTACGCCCTCTCCGGCCGCCGTCCCGTGGCCTCCATCAACTTCGTCACCTGTCACGACGGATTCACGCTGAACGACCTGGTCTCCTACGACCGCAAGCACAACGAGGCCAACGGGGAGAACAACCGCGACGGCACCGACGACAACCGGTCGTGGAACTGCGGGGCCGAGGGACCGGTGGAGGACCCGGAGATCGTGCGCCTGCGCCGGCGCCAGCGCCGCAACTTCCTGGCCACCCTGTTCCTCTCCCAGGGCGTGCCGATGCTGCTGGCGGGCGACGAGTTCGGCCGGACCCAGAAGGGCAACAACAACGCCTACTGCCAGGACAACGAGATCTCCTGGATCGACTGGTCGCTGGCCAAGACCGAGGAAGACCTCCTCGACTTCGTCAGGATCCTGTCCAAGCTGCGGCGCAGGCACCCGGTCTTCCAGCGGCGCCGGTTCTTCCACGGCCGCAAGGCCGAGGACGGCACGCGCGACATCGTCTGGCTCACCCCCGCCGGGGAGGAGATGTCCGCCTCCGACTGGCACACCGGCTACGCCAAGTCACTGGTCGTCTTCCTGAACGGCGACGCCATCACCGAACCGGGCCCGCGCGGCGAGCAGATCGTGGACGACTCGTTCCTGCTTCTGATCAACGCCCATCACGAGGACATGACCTTCACCCTTCCCGAGGCGAGATACGGGAAGAAGTGGCAGATCGTGCTGGACACCGCGAACGAGACGCCCAGGGACCACCCGCTCGCCGACGTGTTCTGGCAGCCGGAAACCGCGGTCGAGGTGACCTCGCGCTCCATACAGATCCTTCACTGCTCCAGGATCCACGGGGCGTCACCGGACTTCGGGTCTAGGCTCCGGACGCGACCGCGGCGGTGA